A single genomic interval of Nitratidesulfovibrio sp. SRB-5 harbors:
- a CDS encoding methyl-accepting chemotaxis protein, producing the protein MSVKSVAPVFIISVMLAVIAVFGGIIYYVTGSSYRMALELEQHSMEQAGTSARDALALYVQNFTGTINQLAKQRLVLEALTGDAATAQNRLKDVVRGDGNIWSVIVFDDKGIIRAGINADMEDLTGGKRGDRDYFKAVMAGQDTFIGKSIITAKTGGGNMFIFVAVKAIRDADGRVIGGVGIFPRWENFTSTFVSGLHFGQRGYGFMLDGRGNIIAHPDRDMMLKDVTEHEFVRTALSMKNGSAFYDWKGERKYLTVTTDPATGWLVCMSAYTDELAGTAVAQRNTLLGIGAAALLVLAGVVSLLVRRLVARPVADIEAFTRAVAGGDLKAVLRQDFKYEFRSLGDNVRTMVGELKHKLGFAQGLLDGITLPCVVAGPDQQVLFVNRTTLDYMQIDGDPQAFMGVPVGRIFHGDDNHPTVIGTCMRERSPQRGVQTELAGRKGARLHASVDAAPMYDLDGTLIAGFALISDQTDIKTQHARIEQQNERIAHAAVRADEVANMLASASEQLAAQIEQSSRGSDEQRSRTAEAAAAVEEMNSASMSVARNAAETADLADSARSQAQEGARLVESVVNTINAINGQAETLKADMTELGRQADGIGQIMTVIADIADQTNLLALNAAIEAARAGDAGRGFAVVADEVRKLAEKTMTATSEVGGYIRSVQQSARANIQSTENTTAAIVDCTRTANLSGDSLRSIVGLVERTSDNVRAIAAASEQQSAASEQVGRGTEDINRIASETAEAMGQSSQAVTELARLAVELKSIIAEMRE; encoded by the coding sequence ATGAGCGTCAAAAGCGTCGCACCGGTATTCATAATTTCCGTCATGCTGGCCGTCATCGCGGTATTCGGCGGCATCATATACTACGTGACGGGTTCCTCGTACCGCATGGCGCTGGAACTGGAACAGCACTCCATGGAACAGGCAGGCACCAGCGCGCGCGATGCGCTTGCGCTGTACGTGCAGAACTTTACCGGCACCATCAACCAGCTTGCCAAGCAGCGCCTGGTGCTGGAAGCCCTGACCGGCGACGCCGCCACCGCCCAGAACCGCCTGAAGGACGTGGTGCGCGGCGACGGCAACATCTGGTCGGTCATCGTGTTCGACGACAAGGGCATCATCCGCGCGGGCATCAACGCCGACATGGAAGACCTGACCGGAGGCAAGCGCGGCGACCGCGACTACTTCAAGGCGGTCATGGCCGGGCAGGACACCTTCATCGGCAAGTCCATCATCACCGCCAAGACCGGCGGCGGCAACATGTTCATCTTCGTGGCGGTGAAGGCCATCCGCGATGCCGATGGCCGCGTCATCGGCGGGGTGGGCATCTTTCCGCGCTGGGAAAACTTCACCTCCACCTTCGTCAGCGGGCTGCACTTCGGCCAGCGGGGCTACGGCTTCATGCTGGACGGCAGAGGCAACATCATCGCCCACCCCGACAGGGACATGATGCTCAAGGACGTGACCGAGCACGAATTCGTGCGCACCGCCCTGTCCATGAAAAACGGCAGCGCCTTCTACGACTGGAAGGGCGAACGCAAGTACCTGACCGTCACCACGGACCCCGCCACCGGCTGGCTGGTGTGCATGAGTGCCTACACCGACGAACTGGCCGGTACGGCCGTTGCCCAACGCAACACCCTGCTGGGCATCGGCGCGGCGGCGCTGCTGGTGCTGGCGGGCGTGGTGTCTCTGCTGGTGCGCCGCCTTGTGGCCCGACCGGTGGCGGACATAGAGGCATTTACCCGCGCCGTGGCCGGTGGCGACCTGAAGGCCGTCCTGCGTCAGGACTTCAAGTATGAATTCCGCAGCCTTGGTGACAACGTGCGGACCATGGTGGGCGAACTCAAGCACAAGCTGGGCTTTGCCCAGGGGCTGCTGGACGGCATCACCCTGCCCTGCGTGGTGGCCGGGCCCGACCAGCAGGTGCTGTTCGTCAACCGCACCACCCTCGACTACATGCAGATCGACGGCGACCCGCAAGCCTTCATGGGGGTGCCGGTGGGGCGCATTTTCCACGGCGACGACAACCACCCCACGGTCATCGGCACCTGCATGCGCGAGCGCAGCCCCCAGCGCGGCGTGCAGACGGAACTGGCGGGCCGCAAGGGCGCGCGGCTGCACGCCAGCGTGGACGCCGCCCCCATGTACGACCTAGACGGCACGCTCATCGCCGGGTTTGCCCTGATTTCGGACCAGACGGACATCAAGACCCAACACGCCCGCATAGAGCAGCAGAACGAACGCATCGCCCATGCCGCGGTAAGGGCCGACGAAGTGGCCAACATGCTGGCCTCGGCGTCCGAACAACTGGCCGCGCAGATCGAACAGTCGTCACGCGGCAGCGACGAGCAGCGCAGCCGCACGGCAGAGGCTGCCGCCGCCGTGGAGGAAATGAACTCCGCCTCCATGAGCGTTGCGCGCAACGCCGCGGAAACGGCGGACCTGGCCGATTCCGCCCGCTCGCAGGCCCAGGAGGGCGCGCGGCTGGTGGAATCGGTGGTGAACACCATCAACGCCATCAACGGGCAGGCCGAAACCCTGAAGGCCGACATGACCGAACTGGGCCGCCAGGCCGACGGCATCGGCCAGATCATGACGGTCATCGCCGACATTGCCGACCAGACCAACCTGCTGGCGCTGAACGCCGCCATCGAGGCCGCCCGGGCCGGTGACGCCGGGCGCGGATTTGCCGTGGTGGCCGACGAGGTGCGCAAACTGGCCGAAAAGACCATGACCGCCACCAGCGAGGTGGGCGGCTACATCCGCTCGGTGCAGCAGAGCGCGCGGGCCAACATCCAGAGCACGGAAAACACCACCGCCGCCATCGTGGACTGCACGCGCACCGCCAACCTTTCCGGCGATTCACTGCGCAGCATCGTGGGGCTGGTGGAGCGCACCTCGGACAACGTGCGCGCCATTGCCGCCGCCAGCGAGCAGCAGTCCGCCGCCAGCGAACAGGTGGGGCGCGGCACGGAAGACATCAACCGCATCGCCTCGGAAACGGCGGAAGCCATGGGCCAGTCGTCGCAGGCCGTGACCGAACTGGCCCGGCTGGCCGTGGAACTGAAGTCGATCATCGCGGAAATGCGGGAGTAA
- a CDS encoding MarC family protein → MFDAFNFRTAFEIALPLFLIMDPVGNAAACLGMLREHGEARQRAILRRELLFALGIILGFHALGDALLGMLEIEQSTLRLSGGLILFIISMKMVFPPQEGDTEAVAHDPFIVPIAVPLIAGPSLLAAVMVFARQAQGGMMSQINVLAGILMAWTATAAIMAFTPDIARLLGPRTMRAMERLMGLVLIMMAVQMLENGIRLFVTSL, encoded by the coding sequence ATGTTCGACGCCTTCAACTTTCGCACCGCCTTCGAGATCGCCCTGCCGCTGTTCCTCATCATGGACCCGGTGGGCAACGCCGCCGCCTGCCTCGGCATGCTGCGCGAACACGGCGAGGCCCGGCAGCGCGCCATCCTGCGGCGCGAACTGCTGTTCGCCCTCGGCATCATCCTGGGCTTTCACGCGCTGGGCGATGCGCTGCTGGGCATGCTGGAAATCGAACAGTCCACCCTGCGCCTGTCAGGCGGGCTGATCCTGTTCATCATTTCCATGAAGATGGTCTTTCCGCCGCAGGAGGGCGACACGGAAGCCGTGGCCCACGATCCGTTCATCGTGCCCATTGCCGTGCCGCTCATCGCCGGGCCCTCGCTGCTGGCGGCGGTGATGGTCTTTGCCCGGCAGGCCCAGGGCGGCATGATGTCCCAGATCAACGTGCTGGCGGGCATCCTGATGGCCTGGACGGCCACCGCCGCCATCATGGCCTTTACCCCGGACATAGCCCGCCTGCTGGGCCCCCGCACCATGCGCGCCATGGAACGGCTGATGGGCCTCGTGCTCATCATGATGGCCGTGCAGATGCTGGAAAACGGCATACGCCTGTTCGTGACATCGTTGTAA
- the queD gene encoding 6-carboxytetrahydropterin synthase QueD, which yields MKKSIWRLTVRSEFCASHALRHYEGKCESMHGHNFAVEMVAEGDRLTGDTEIVLDFKVLKRELNAVLDTLDHKNLNDVTPFDTINPSSENLSRHIWQQLTPRLAPHGVRLHAVTVSEKAAQSATYMEIDE from the coding sequence GTGAAGAAATCCATCTGGCGGCTGACCGTGCGCTCGGAGTTCTGCGCCTCGCACGCGCTGCGCCACTACGAAGGCAAATGCGAATCCATGCACGGCCACAACTTTGCCGTGGAAATGGTGGCCGAGGGCGACCGCCTGACCGGCGACACGGAAATCGTGCTGGATTTCAAGGTGCTGAAGCGCGAACTGAACGCGGTGCTCGACACCCTGGACCACAAGAACCTGAACGACGTCACGCCGTTCGACACCATCAACCCCTCGTCCGAGAACCTTTCGCGGCACATCTGGCAACAGTTGACCCCGCGCCTTGCCCCGCACGGGGTGCGCCTGCATGCCGTCACCGTGTCGGAAAAGGCCGCCCAGTCGGCCACGTACATGGAAATCGACGAATAG
- the dnaE gene encoding DNA polymerase III subunit alpha produces the protein MSDFVHLHCHTEYSLLDGAIRLKDLCAKAVDFGMPAAAITDHGNLYGAVYFYNTCKQFGIKPIIGCEVYVANDHTDKTSELARVRHHLVLLARDNEGYHNLVKLVSHGFLHGFHYKPRVDMNLLRQYSGGITALSACLAGQVPRALLRSGMDDAIRIAREYEAIYPGNFYLELQSNGLKEQDELNEKLIELADHTGLPLVATNDCHYLEASDVEAHDVLLCIQTQAKVDDERRMRFETKELYYKSPEEMEKAFAHVPDAVANTGRIAEQCAVKFEFGKYVFPVYALPEGMTLEDEFRRLSREGLKRRLERHPNRDTIDHDLYWKRLELELDVIGQMGFPGYFLIVQDFINWAKDNGIPVGPGRGSAAGSLVAWSLRITNLDPIPYNLLFERFLNIERVSMPDIDVDFCERRRTEVIRYVGEKYGEDMVAQITTFGKMKAKAVVRDVGRALGMTFAETDRIAKLVPEDLKMTVKKAIDAEPDLAALYKTDPQIRKLLDVSMRLEGLSRHASTHAAGVVVSDRPMRDYLPLYRGKKGEIVTQFDMKMVEKVGLVKFDFLGLRTMTLVQDSLDEIARQGKTPPDLDTLALDDAETYELYSRGDTDGIFQVESSGMRQYLRMLKPSCFDDVIAMLALYRPGPLGSGMVDEFIKRKHGEVPVTYPLPSLEDCLRDTYGVIVYQEQVMQIAQIAAGYTLGGADLLRRAMGKKNAEEMGQQRIKFVEGAQKNNVPKATADEIFDLMEKFAEYGFNKSHSAAYALISYYTAYLKVHFPTEFMAALLTSEMGNQDKLLKYVAACKDMGIAVLQPNVQASRREFTVHEGAIVFGLGGIKNVGDEAIREIVDAREEGGVFASLLDLCMRVNLRKVTKRVLESLIKGGACDCLGCTRAGMLAALDNVVSKAQKRLKDKESNQVSLFTMVPEEPAVCPGIGFDCEEQQAQEWDDDQKLRFEKEALGFFLTSHPLQPYRKELFRLRLTPLEETRDMAPGMSLKTAVLVTGIKEHMTKKGARMAFLQVEDLTASGECVFFPEPYAEFRELLKSDQPLLLEATISKQQNDDGGRNGGGGDGMSGSTGMTEEDDDTPREIKLLGDKVIPLARACGASDQPVTIDMPLPRVEPASLAALRAILERHRGPVPVNVRLVVDESECLLQFGPQWMVQPGPAFETDIAHWTEGPE, from the coding sequence ATTTCGTTCATCTGCATTGCCACACCGAATACAGCCTGCTCGACGGGGCCATCCGCCTGAAGGACCTGTGCGCCAAGGCGGTGGACTTCGGCATGCCCGCCGCCGCCATCACCGACCACGGCAACCTTTACGGCGCCGTCTATTTCTACAATACCTGCAAGCAGTTCGGCATAAAGCCCATCATCGGCTGCGAAGTCTACGTGGCCAACGACCACACGGACAAGACCTCGGAGCTGGCCCGCGTGCGCCACCACCTGGTGCTGCTGGCGCGTGACAACGAAGGCTACCACAACCTGGTCAAGCTGGTATCCCACGGCTTTCTGCACGGCTTTCACTACAAGCCGCGCGTGGACATGAACCTGCTGCGCCAGTACTCGGGCGGCATCACCGCCCTTTCCGCCTGCCTGGCCGGGCAGGTGCCGCGCGCGCTCCTGCGCAGCGGCATGGACGATGCCATCCGCATCGCCCGCGAATACGAAGCCATCTACCCCGGCAACTTCTATCTGGAATTGCAGTCCAACGGCCTGAAGGAACAGGACGAGCTGAACGAGAAGCTCATCGAGCTCGCCGACCACACCGGGCTGCCCCTGGTGGCCACCAACGACTGCCACTACCTGGAAGCCAGCGACGTGGAAGCCCACGACGTGCTGCTGTGCATCCAGACCCAGGCCAAGGTGGACGACGAGCGCCGCATGCGCTTCGAGACCAAGGAACTGTACTACAAGTCGCCGGAGGAAATGGAAAAGGCGTTCGCCCACGTGCCCGACGCCGTGGCCAACACCGGGCGCATCGCCGAGCAGTGCGCGGTGAAGTTCGAATTCGGCAAGTACGTCTTTCCCGTGTATGCCCTGCCAGAGGGCATGACCCTGGAGGACGAGTTTCGCCGCCTCTCGCGCGAAGGGCTGAAGCGCCGCCTGGAACGCCACCCCAACCGCGACACCATCGACCACGACCTGTACTGGAAGCGCCTTGAGCTGGAACTGGACGTCATCGGCCAGATGGGCTTTCCCGGCTACTTCCTCATCGTGCAGGACTTCATCAACTGGGCCAAGGACAACGGCATTCCCGTGGGTCCGGGGCGCGGTTCCGCCGCCGGTTCGCTGGTGGCGTGGTCGCTGCGCATCACCAACCTCGATCCCATCCCGTACAACCTGCTGTTCGAACGCTTCCTGAACATCGAACGCGTGTCCATGCCCGATATCGACGTGGACTTCTGCGAACGCCGCCGTACCGAGGTCATCAGGTACGTGGGCGAGAAGTACGGCGAAGACATGGTGGCGCAGATCACCACCTTCGGGAAGATGAAGGCGAAAGCGGTGGTGCGCGACGTGGGCCGCGCCCTGGGCATGACCTTTGCCGAGACCGACCGCATCGCCAAGCTGGTGCCCGAAGACCTGAAGATGACGGTCAAGAAGGCCATCGACGCGGAACCGGACCTGGCCGCGCTGTACAAGACCGATCCGCAGATCCGCAAGCTGCTGGACGTTTCCATGCGGCTTGAAGGGCTTTCGCGCCACGCCTCCACCCACGCTGCGGGCGTCGTGGTTTCCGACAGGCCCATGCGCGACTACCTGCCGCTGTACCGGGGAAAGAAGGGTGAAATAGTCACCCAGTTCGACATGAAGATGGTCGAGAAGGTCGGGCTGGTGAAGTTCGACTTTCTGGGCCTGCGCACCATGACCCTGGTGCAGGATTCGCTGGACGAGATCGCCCGGCAGGGCAAGACCCCGCCCGACCTCGACACCCTGGCCCTGGACGACGCGGAAACCTACGAACTGTACTCGCGCGGGGACACCGACGGCATCTTCCAGGTGGAAAGTTCGGGCATGCGCCAGTACCTGCGCATGCTCAAGCCGTCCTGCTTCGACGACGTCATCGCCATGCTGGCCCTGTACCGGCCCGGCCCGCTGGGTTCGGGCATGGTGGACGAATTCATCAAGCGCAAGCACGGCGAGGTGCCCGTCACCTACCCCCTGCCCTCGCTGGAAGACTGCCTGCGCGATACCTACGGCGTCATCGTGTACCAGGAACAGGTGATGCAGATCGCCCAGATCGCGGCGGGCTACACCCTGGGCGGCGCGGACCTTCTGCGCCGCGCCATGGGCAAGAAGAACGCCGAGGAAATGGGCCAGCAGCGCATCAAATTCGTGGAGGGCGCACAGAAGAACAACGTCCCCAAGGCCACGGCCGACGAAATCTTCGACCTGATGGAAAAGTTCGCGGAGTACGGCTTCAACAAGTCGCACAGCGCGGCCTATGCGCTCATCTCGTACTACACCGCGTACCTGAAGGTGCACTTTCCCACGGAATTCATGGCCGCCCTGCTCACGTCGGAAATGGGCAACCAGGACAAGCTGCTGAAGTACGTGGCCGCGTGCAAGGACATGGGCATCGCCGTGTTGCAGCCCAACGTGCAGGCCAGCCGCCGCGAATTCACCGTGCACGAGGGGGCCATCGTCTTCGGCCTTGGCGGCATCAAGAACGTGGGCGACGAAGCCATCCGCGAAATCGTGGATGCCCGCGAGGAAGGCGGGGTGTTCGCCTCGCTGCTGGACCTGTGCATGCGCGTTAACCTGCGCAAGGTGACCAAGCGCGTGCTGGAAAGCCTGATCAAGGGCGGCGCGTGCGATTGCCTGGGCTGCACCCGCGCGGGCATGCTGGCCGCGCTGGACAACGTGGTCAGCAAGGCCCAGAAGCGCCTGAAGGACAAGGAATCCAACCAGGTTTCGCTGTTCACCATGGTGCCGGAAGAACCCGCCGTGTGCCCCGGCATCGGCTTCGACTGCGAAGAGCAGCAGGCCCAGGAGTGGGACGACGACCAGAAGCTGCGCTTCGAAAAGGAGGCGCTGGGCTTCTTCCTGACCAGCCACCCGCTCCAGCCCTACCGCAAGGAACTGTTCCGCCTGCGCCTTACCCCGCTGGAAGAAACGCGGGACATGGCCCCCGGCATGTCGCTGAAGACCGCCGTGCTGGTCACCGGCATCAAGGAGCACATGACCAAAAAGGGCGCGCGCATGGCCTTTTTGCAGGTGGAAGACCTTACCGCGTCCGGCGAATGCGTGTTCTTTCCCGAACCGTACGCGGAGTTCCGCGAACTGCTGAAGTCCGACCAGCCGCTCCTGCTGGAGGCCACCATCAGCAAGCAGCAGAACGACGATGGCGGCAGGAACGGCGGGGGCGGTGACGGCATGTCCGGCTCGACGGGCATGACCGAAGAAGACGACGACACCCCGCGCGAAATCAAGCTGCTGGGCGACAAGGTCATTCCGCTGGCCCGCGCCTGCGGCGCCAGCGACCAGCCCGTGACCATCGACATGCCCCTGCCCCGCGTGGAGCCCGCCAGCCTTGCCGCACTGCGCGCCATTCTGGAGCGGCATCGCGGCCCGGTGCCGGTGAACGTGCGCCTGGTGGTGGACGAGTCCGAATGCCTGTTGCAGTTCGGCCCGCAGTGGATGGTCCAGCCCGGCCCGGCGTTCGAGACGGACATCGCCCACTGGACCGAAGGCCCGGAGTAG